AAAAATAATGAGGCCTACTCTGCTCTATGAGTCGAATGGGTACTAGCCACCCCTGTCTGTCATCGGTTCTAACTTCAATCTCAATTTTCTCGGacttttttcgtcaatttttgtttttacagtAAGCCAGATCTGAACAATGGAGCCCAATTTCATCCTAATGCTCATATACTGCGCAAATTAACAGCAATTTCGAAATTCCCATTTGTCTTGGTCAGCGGAGCAGTATAATTCATCTATCGAAAACTAGTAGAATCTCGTTTTTCATACCGTCGATGCGTAATATTGATCGTCCCATTTCATATTCTCGAATTTCATTAATAATGAATCGTTTGTTCTGGTAGAATTTACTGTTTGACCTTTGTTGACAACAGGTTAGGTTGAGGGGTTCGCTAATGGACAAAATCCGGTCGACAGTTTCGGAGTTATAGGTACAGTGTGTTTCTCGTAGAAGGGTCAATGGATTATATGTCTtactaattaaaaaaaaaattgaagtgaaTCATCAGTACGATAGTATTTTTTAGGGGTTATCCAAATTTGCTTACAATAAACTATCGAATATAGGCATGAGAAATTATGAtggaaaaacacttttttcaatgaatatattcttcatttttgattTCAAGTTACAGACTgtatattgaattattattacCTTGACTTGAATTGTGAACAAAGTACAGTCCATGTTGCCATGATTATGGTTCTGTGGAAAGACATAATTGCTAAAAAGATGTGTAATTTGAAAACCGCGACTGTTATATTGATTTGCTGCTGAATGAAGATTAAGAATAAgtggatgaatttttttcatttcatctgaAGGTATACCGAACCAAGAATAGTTGATCTGCTATTctgcatatttttttattacgtATATCGGATAGATCCGCCACTGATTTAATCACATAATTGTCGAGCAATTAGGAGGACTTGAATTCTATTAATTGATGTAAtgatagaaatattgattctagGACTGAACACGTGAGGCACGATTTTGAATCTtaaatggaataaattcataTAATTAGTCGTTTTTTGATATAATTCATCCtgaatattatataatattatatacagTTTTATAATAGATGCATGGAATTGAATGATTTTCGAATAAAGTTTCTCATTGAGGttatgaatcttttccgaacataAAATTCCACTTAAATCTTCCAGTTCCTTCATTAGGTCCATTAAATACCATAAAGATACCAGAAATTTAAATAACTCAAATCTGAAAAGTAGGAATATTTAgccattttcaaaaataaacttCTTATTTCCTCGTTATTAGATATTccagaataaaaaatatctatgaaatagatattttagattgaatacaactctatttcaAACATCCACATATGTGTAGTATCAGAGATTCAGCATGTTATTCTgaggggaattttgttttttcagggggaGGGGGGGCATAGGTCATTGTTGAATCTTAAAATggttttatctttttatcaagtcCGAATCGTTAAAAAtgaggagaaatttttttttttttacctcaagaatctactgttaaaatatacgtGAAGGATcttccaaattgcttgattttggctgtttctggtacttctagactagttAGGTATACTCTGTACaagactcaccttgtaaatGGTTGAAAAACTGATAGTTTCTTATCCTAACTAACTAATATATTCCTAGAAATTCTATTTGAAGATTTATTTATACTTACTAagtgttctgttttctatgtcacttaGTATAGCTATACAATTCGGATATTTTGTTCACATCTTTACATTATTGTTTCCGATGTCCCATCCTCCCATTGATGTTCTTATTCCCATGGAATACAAGTACCCATGGCCTTCGAGCTTAGGCAATCGATCAAAATCCGGTTGCGTCTACATTCTTGACCCCTTTTTCGGAAAGTCCCATTTTCTTCACGTATTTTCCTTCGGTTTATCGTCAGTTTCCACACGCTGTTTGTGCAACGGACGAATGAGAAGGTTCCGCGTGAATTCCCACGACATATGAGCGTTTTAGAGGTGGCaggtaattgaagaaattaacTTCTGAGGATATACGGACGATTTTGAGGTCGTCAGATAATGCGACTATCTGTTTCagattttttgttgagaatATTGATGAGTGGGCCTGATAAAGGGGAGATTGTTTCTTTCGGTTGTTTGTTTATACTAGGGAATATTTCTTAGGATGGTTATTATCAAGAATAAGTGTCATAGAACTCATGGAAGACAGTACCAATGAAGTATTGATAGTTTAATGATTGTACCTCATATCTAAGTGAGGCTAGAGTCTGTGGTGGATGTCCCAGACGTGTTCTATGGGTGAAAGATCGGGAGATCTAGGTGGCCAAGGCAACTAATCGACTGATCGTCTTCAAGATAAGCCAATGTCATTCTAGCTAGCTACATGTTCATCATCTTGTAGGAAAATTGGGTTGGGTAGTGTCTAATTATAAGGAAGGGTATGTGCTACCACCAACTGGGTGAAAGGCAAGCCTTATTGCTGTGGTGAATACCAAAGGTGACCTACCTCCATAAGCTGGCGTCCTCCGTACCATAATTCTGACAGTATGTTGCACATGCCTTTCCACACAAAATGTGGATTTCGTCTTCAACATAAAGATAGATAGACTTCCTGGGTATAAGCTTTGTTAGGTGAACAAAAATTATCGACCAGTTCTTTCGAATAGTGCTGGGTTTGATACCAAGAAATATGTTATGTTCGTCAAATAAACTTACTGAGGGTGCTACAACCCTCAGAGATGGTACATAGTTGGTGCAAGTTTTTCCTAGGTTATTCCAAGAAATAgctttatagttggggagccgacgatgctaaatcgggatttacttgagcgttgtggagacctagtggattttgaagattagatggtagaaagaaaaaaaggttctatgatgtatgcactttcagcggtggggaaagcctctgcagggtctcaaagatgtaaaaaaaatcgtcaggtgtacgtactcgagcgtgtcagattaagatactgtatatgccctacgtgtctctgataatgaattcatgcttatctgacagtttgtgcGGTGGGATTGGCCGTACGGAAgtattgaaaatggtaaaaaagaaaatttccagcgtgtcagatttttggaggatatgttaattggacccaaagaaagctacttttcaagggactgacaatttttACTTGACGAAAGGTCACAGCAGTCctataaaaatgtaaaaaaaaaaatcattacttgtacataatcgagcgtgtcagattttcataggGATGGtaaatctcggtgttgtagacgtgttgacctattaatctgacactaatcagggggggcttcttaatctgacactttgaagatgataaaaatgctttttttttcgaattttcccctGCCTGTAACTCTAATCGGTTTTTttaattatgaaagttgtagataataaaattctacaaaacttttgtctgaagcaattttacatactcttcaccgttctcgagttagagggcgataagggcgaggagcttagccacacatgcgaaagggcaaggtcaatgtagaatcccagtctaatctaccttcatccaattgtcaaagtgacaaggtatttctatgatgacaatgacgaaaattttagtgttgtctctgactgaaccttatTAGAATGTTCTATtatccaacgagtgaattttcgcttcagcatgtatcgctaaacacctcgcattaatcgccatatatctcaaaaacgtttgaacgtagaagaaattgcttaggacaaaatttgtaaaaatagttatgctctacaaattctataatgaatgcgaaaaagatttgaagcccaggggaggagataattcaaaaaaactgatttttgtacCTTTATGGCTAATttctattgtttcggcttgctaaaactgtaggattatattttttccgttattcttgaatccttagcttcaaaataagaaaaaacgccaccgcgctcgataatgtacacgtgacgttttttttttgcaactttggcgccctcccacacattttcgacaagcttaaattgtcagattaagagaatatatacttttcaacatgtaattaaccacatatatcttaatctgacaggctcgagtatgtacaatgatagtttttttttactattctgacaggctgtccaagacaattccctctatatacaggtctaacttttggtagaggtactctacaggatccaaggtatgtccccttatattaatctgacacgctcgagtaaattccgaatttccctcttcggctccccaactattaaaaGTAATATAATTCTATACGTATTTTCTAAACataattttaaataaaatttgTCGAAGTTCATAAGGATATATGCAACCTTCTCATGACTTCCCAACCACCATAtacttttttctcagaaaacatCTGATGGTTGTTTGTTGTTAATAAGAAACACGAGAATCGACTTCACGATGTTTTTATAATTATCTTATGACATCAGATTATCTCAATATTCATAGGTTATCCTAATGGGGTTTCGATCAGAATCAATTCGTTAATACTCATTATGAGTTATCAGTTGCCAATACATCTTGTCCGGCAGTTATAATGTTATTTGATAAATGTTATCGAACTTGACACAGCTTGGCGATAACTGTACGTCAGTTTGTTTCCTGCGTAAAAAATACTAGGTATATCGAAAATTACTCAATTCCTTATCTGATTCGTGAATTTTAGCAGAGTATATATTTTTCGAGTTGATGGAAGGTCATTCTCTAATCATTCGAATATAAAAGGAGAGCACCTAATGAGAATGGGTCTAGctgaattttttccgattttgcATGGAGTACTTAAGTAGCATATTTTAAAGATtctcgaaattatttttttccaggACGATCCAAGACCCAGCAAGTCAGAGACTCACATGGTACAAACCTCCCCTCACCGTCTTGGTGATCAAGAAAGTCCGTGATGTGGCGGTCCTATCGCCATTCGTTCAGTTGGTCCAGTGGCTCATCCAGGTAAATATCCACCATTACGTGAAAAATCCAGAACTCACCTGcttttttttttaggaaaaaaGGATGGTCGTCTTCGTCGAGGCTCAGGTGATGGAAGACAGCCTCCTGGACCAGTACACCGCCTTCTCGACCATAAAGGACAAACTGATGAGCTTCAGGGACGGCAAGGACGACCTAACCGATAAGATCGACTTCATAATATGCCTGGGAGGAGACGGTACCTTACTCTACGCCAGTCATCTATTCCAAGAGTCCGTGCCGCCTGTGATGGCCTTCCATCTTGGCTCCCTCGGGTTCCTGACGCCCTTTCAATTCGACAATTTCCAGGAGCAGGTGAACAACGTCCTCGAGGGTAACGCAGCGTTGACGCTAAGGAGTCGATTGCGGTGCATAGTGATGAAGAAGGACCTGAAAGGCAAAGGGGATGACGCTCTCGCCAGGAAGCCCACGAATCTGCTGGTGCTGAACGAGGTTGTGGTGGACAGGGGTCCATCTCCTTATCTATCGAACATCGATCTTTTTCTAGACGGCAAACATATCACTTCGGTGCAGGGTGACGGTGTTATTGTTAGTACGCCTACCGGGAGTACTGCATACGCTGTTGCTGCAGGCGCGTCTATGATACATCCTAGCGTTCCCGCCATCATGGTGACGCCTATTTGTCCACATTCCCTGAGTTTTAGGCCTATCGTGGTGCCGGCTGGTGTAGAGCTCAAGGTAAAAAAGGTTTAGTTTCCTTATTTATACGTAGTTTGTTATATTATTAGTTATTTGATGCCGTGAACGAAGGTATTGGTAGGATGAATGGATGTGGTCGAAGGCATCTGGTACAATATTCTCTTCAGAGATTTAAACATTAGCTTTTTCTCCAAAACGCCAACTGGTGACTTGATGATGGATAATTAGGTGTTGGAAGTCCATGGATTTCCTTGGCTCAACTGTCAATTGTCTGTAATGGGATGCTATAGCCCATTTTGCATCCATTGCAGAAAAGCTGAGATTTTTGTTCAAATCAGATCCTTCTTGATGAAATCAGAACTTGAAGACTCTGGAGCTTGGCACCAAACATTTATTGCAACTCATTGATTTCCATCCAGAACAAAGAGACTTTGGTCTCTTCTATAGATGCAGAGTGGGACAGAGACGATTGACAAGTTTGAAAGGGCTATAAAAAATTGTGAAAGTTTTATGATTTAGTTTAAGCTACTCATCATCTTTAAATGATCCCAAAGAAAGAAGTCACCCAACGTCTCTTCTCAGTGAGGCCAATCTCAGTGAGGCTTCGTTTTTGTCTCAAAACAGCTATTGAATTCGAGCTGTATGGGCTGTAGCTCCATCCTGCTGCAACCAGATGTCACCCAGATTATGTTCTtctgtttttcacaaaaaaaataattttggtgGATATATGGGGTATCCGCGCCATGGGGAAGCCGTCGATTACTCTGATTTTATttactttacaaaaaagagttttgaataaaattttcctctttttaagtagagcatctcccaaaattatttagaactataaaaagtgtttcgtttttTCTGCACAACTATCAACTTCGTtgttttaaatggaacaccctgtatattttcacattttttaatttcttgttaaatttgaatatgagtttgataacacaactatgtctgaagtctcaacggttttcgagaaatttgatttcttattaatattttgacagtttgaggtacttacacaAAGGACTATAACTCCGCCCTTTTctttgtaattgattcaaatttggactagtcaataaatgatacactaaaagttttctttgtaaataaccatatcatatacagggtccacgaaaacgtagatcctttatggaaacagaaattcatcaatattttcatttttttaaatgacaacccatatttttttctgttcattatttaaaacaactaaaagcgaacaaaaaatgttcaaataatgaacagaaaaaagttTGGGTTGTCATTTGAGAAGATGAAGATTTGGATGTATTTCtattttgataatggatctacatTTTCGTGgatcctgtatataatatggttattcacaaagaaaattttcattgctTCATTTATTGGCTAGATACAGTCCAAAtctgaatcaattacatagaatagggacggagctatagtcctttatgtaagtacctcaaactgtcaaaatagtTCATCCTAGACCAAAAATCgacatttctttcattcttttcaaCAACTAACCGATTtagaagatttttattttgaagctactcTCATGTTCCTAAGCTGAGTTTGTCCATTTTATAGTGTTTATTAGCCAGTGATAGCATGCTATTGTTTTGGACCTCACTGTTCCGAGAATGAAGTGAAAACCCCTATGTTCATTGAAAGCCACTCTAAACCACTTTTTCAGATCTCAGTCTCACCGGATAGTCGGAACACAGCATGGGTCTCATTCGACGGCAGGAATAGACAAGAATTACTTCATGGAGACAGGTACTGCTACCATATCAGACGGAACAAAAGAATGCACTACCACCAATCggcgtttttttatttttctcgtATTTTTGCCCACAAGCCCTAGTGGGGGATGAATTGTGTTGTATTTTAATGTTCAGCCATCGTTTTTATTTGCAGATAACTCCCAGTAGTGGAAGTAGGAATTCCTCCTATGTCTGTTTCGATGGACGCCATCATCAGGAACTGAAACCTGGCGATAGGTATTTATTTGCTTCACGTTGGGCCGTTGAGTGAAAATTAAtagttttttgaattgaaaatattgttcGGGTTATTTATTCATATGATTATTGTTTATTAGTATGATTGACTGTAATTTATGCATTCAAAACCTTGAAAGCATGACTCATTAAAACGAAACTGCATTTTTTCTGTTCCGGTTTTATTCAATCGATTAGAAGAGTGAGTAAATTATGTTGTAGTATTCTGGAAGAtgaggatctgtaggtcattTCATTTTACCAGTCAAAGTTTAGTGAAACCCATCGAAATAGTTCTTTCTGAAAAGGTAGAGACTACTGAACACAAAAACATTAATTTTCATTCAACTTGGAAGCTTAGGGGTGCGTTCATTCAATTCATCGTATGAATTGGTGGTAGTGCATTCCTTGTATATAACACTCATTACTAAACCACCTATCAAAAGATAAGAATATTGGTGATTTCCGAAAATGCATATTTTCCGTatcatctcaattttttttcgtttatcTAAATATACCTATTACGATTATGAAAACGTCTTCTAGCTCATCGAGAAGATAGTTTCCATCAAGTTTCATCATTTTTTGTGTGGGAAGTGCATTTTAATGATCTTCAATGAGGTCGAGAGgttctaaaaaatttaaaatgaaatattcatcatGCCAATAGCCAATACAAGTTTTATCCGATTACTATACCAGCAGAGTCCTTTTGATGCCTAAGGCTGTTCGAACACAAGTGCAAGTGGCCAATTCATTCAATTTGAGCCAAATTGTGATTTTACTTTTACTCTGATTGTTTTATCCAGTGGAATAGTTCGTCTAAGTCCCAGAAGTGGTAGACGACGAACTACGACGTCAAAATCTATCTCTTTCGGGAGCAGGCCTCCTTTCAACACTCTCAGAATGGCAAATTGACATGTCTGAAGTCTTCGACATGCCCCAAGACTTCAAGGACTTCAGGACAGCCAGAAGACGTGCCCAAGAAGTCAATCTAACATCGAGACCCTTGTTAAGAATTCCACACTCAGTCGTGAACACAAGCGACAATGATTATAGTGGGCAATGAAGCGGCTACACTGGCGAAATGGACCTACTCTTTACTGACAAGTCTCACATAGAGAAACCGTTCAAAAAGTCCATCCATGGTAGGACTGATTTACTCATCAGTATGTAATTCCAAGAACCATCAACTCCCAGACATATGTTGATGTAGTTATCAACGGTGTAATCCTACGATTTCACGCAGCTATTGgcgaatattttgtttttccgaaTGATAATGCTCTGCCACGTAGATCCTAGCAGGTCATTACTGGTGAAGAAATCCAGGGTGTTTCACATCTGGCATTATGTCCAAGATCCCCTTATGTAAACAAATCGTGGAGGCTTACGAGTAGAAACGGTTTGAAAGATCCCTTGATTGATCTATTTTCTTAATAACTTATTGGAAAGCATACTGGGAAGATGCAGCCATTGGTAAACCGTATGGAATACTAAACCCTGTAGGGCTCGCCAAAGCAGAAACCCTTCTACAGAGAAGTGGTGCATCTGCATCCTCCACCATTTTGAGAGCTCTCTGGATACTTGTGGACACTTGTCACTTGTTCCTGTTAGTCGTCGTAGAATTCTGATTAATCCCTCCTCCCTTTTGTATTACTAACTTTTTAATTATCCTGCAGTCTGAGGGTGACCACCTCCATCTACCCAGTACCAAGCATCTGTGCGCAAGACCAAATATCCGATTGGTTTGACTCGCTGGCGGAGTGTCTTCACTGGAACGTCAGAAAGAAGCAGAAGCACCTTGACGAGCTGACAGATCTCACCCATTCCAGTTCGAACGATACTCTGGACTCGCTCGACCAGAGCGAAACAATCGAAAAGGACAACTGAAGCAGGAAGTGGAAAATGTTGATTTTTAGTATTGCGAGTCATTGCTTTTAAAGTTTTCTTTACACAAGAGTACCTTGTTTCCATCAGCGGGGCAGGAACCCCGTTGTGGGGACTTTAAAAGTCGGTTTTATATGTTTTACATGATCACGTAATCAATTGGCACGCCCaacgaattaaaaaaaatttaaaataggcCCACAGTATTGAATTTGTTAGAGTTGGTGCGAGTATTGCAAATTTTATCGATCGGTTAGgttaattttaatttattgatttgtttTAGGGAAATGTTTACAACTATGCAATATTTTTAGCAATCTTTTGACGAACTGTTAGCACAATATACCAAAGGTTCGAAGCACTCAACCAGGGCAATAAGTTGACCGGGAAATTCAGTTTGCCAACTTTTAATACGAATTTTGTGGATAAATCAGTTTTATTTTTGTACTCAGGTTAAGGTTAGACGGTAATGAACCGGAGTAGGAGTTAATAGTTGATTGATAGGACCAATATTGTGCCAGATTTTCATTTTAGAGAAATTTCCTAGTTGTTGATGTTTTGTGGGAtctgaatattgaatttttgataaattatatgtatgtattgttttatagtgttttatttatttatttttaacagGTTATCGGAGATTATTTCTCAAAAACATCCCCAATTTTCTCTTTCAAATATTGATATTCAGTGATTGAACGTAATGCTAATTCTTATGGatcaataaattaattaattcccAATTGAAGCAACTATTGACTTTACTTAGAAAAACTGTGGTTGAACTACATATTGAATTGTGGGTTGCTTTCAATCGATGAAAAAAGGTGATTTTTATGTGGAAATGATGCTGATAGTTGGGTTTAGCATTGAAGAAGTAGAAAAAGCTTAGTCCACAGTCGTTCTCTGATTCAGTATTTGGTAAGTATACATTATTAtgagaagatgcagcaaatttcAATTGACCTGTGAGTTATTCACACCTGTATGTGAGAAGTGAGAAGAATAATGATTCCATTTCAAGAAAACTGGAAGTACTTCATTTTATTTTGCTATATTTCGTAAGTTGGAAAGCAATTATGGATGAAAAAGTTGTTGTTATACAAAATTCTAATATTTAAGGGAATTCGTTGTGGGACTTTGAGTATTATTCAAGTAGTGGCGCTTCCTACCACTATTTTCTTGAACTAAGTTGTATGGCCCAAGGAGAAATCTGCGCTCCATGAAAGAACTTTCATTACTCACAAACAGATGACGCACCCTACGAATTTATGTACGGAACCAGCTGAGAAATGTTTCACCTCAAAAGCCATACAAGTGACGTCCGAAAAACTTCTTgatatatgaatatcaacaagtgttacgatctgaattgaactaggcaatttgccatcgtcaagacaACTAAATGGATGACGTTCcatcgaagaagagcagatgctgaccatggtgttgctctgacgaagtCTTACCAAATTACCATAAGGGTTAAGCAAAATATTGATTAGCTTCaagaatatgtgaaattcagTGACAATTTATTAAGTTTGGTACGAACTCCGAATGCACATTTGTGCATTCGCTGATATTTCATGGGCATAACCATTGGAATTTTCACTCCAATCATTTTTTTTACTTCCACTATACGTGGGGAACTTCGAATATTGcaaaattgatatattttttcagaaatccgTACTTAATGGTAcataattttatgaaataaatCACCTCAAAAATTTTCTGTTGTTTCTTAATTCAGAGATCTATACATATTTAAAAGTCAATCACAGTCATATTGTGAATACTTACTTCACAAGAAttgaaataaatcaattttctgATTGACTTTGAGAGTAGATCTACTTTTTACCTTATCGCCAAGGCGATAGCAGAAAAATCCAAGTGAAAATTGGATCTACCCTCTTCTGCTTTGTGTTGCTGGAATTTATTTAGGTTGGAAAAAAAGCATTGCAAGtaatttaaataatttatttttcattattccatgAGAATATACGTATTTTATTAAAGTAGATCACTACCAAAGAAATGTGAAGAAGAAATTCAACAATAACTTATAAAATCATGTGTTCAATTCGTAATTATTAGtctcttattattattacatggCAAATCCATATTTTGGTTTCTTCAATCTCACTAATATTTGATGCATTTAGTATCTTTCGTAAAAGTCAACAATAATACATAATCAATAGGGATATTTACAAAATTCAGGGAATAACTACAGTATATACACAAAAACTGAGGAAAAAACAAGAAAGCTTAAGTAGGAGTGGTTGtctttagattagatattttaccTGGTCGATATCTGATAATTTTTAACGCTCAAGAACTGCGGTTCAGAACACATAAGTCTATTTCTTTGGAcatttttctcgatatttttaatttctttcgtGTCTGTCTTGTTCTCGAAATATTTACATATTTCGCGCACAGCCACGTGAGGTCCGACGTTGGACAAATCGTGCATCGACCTCGCACGTTTCGTCTCCACGTCGCTCTTATACGAGACATCTTCAGTGCTCCTCACTTTCCTACCGAGTCGGCAGAGCGACTCGAAGAGGACCAACTTCTCCTTCACTGGGACGTACGTTTCGACGTTCTGGCACTTCTTCAGGATCGTCTCCACCGTTTTCTCCTCGACGACCTTGCCGGCTGCCTGACCTTTAACAGTGGACGTTGGCACATCGTTGGTGTGCATTTCAACTATCCGTGGACAATGTTTCTTGAGCCTTGTAATGTCGCTTCTGGTCGTTTGGTCTTGGGGGATGTAGGGGCAGTCCGGTTCTTTGTTTTTCGAGACCTCCGTTAGATTGAGGATGTCCAGGTATTTGACGGCGAAGAGGGGGGTTTGTCTGATCAGTTCTATGGCTATGGCCTTCACCCATAAGTCGAAATGTTGTTCGGTCGatgtctgaaaaaatattt
This genomic stretch from Coccinella septempunctata chromosome 7, icCocSept1.1, whole genome shotgun sequence harbors:
- the LOC123316297 gene encoding NAD kinase-like isoform X1, whose product is MDCLWVGSDVDLTTLHQYRMSERLEYRLSCLHKTRNSKHCQVDFEEVKTNPNDAVTQLSRRRRSGTWPRTRSLNAPSPIQQFGPCGRIMKNSAMVMTIQDPASQRLTWYKPPLTVLVIKKVRDVAVLSPFVQLVQWLIQEKRMVVFVEAQVMEDSLLDQYTAFSTIKDKLMSFRDGKDDLTDKIDFIICLGGDGTLLYASHLFQESVPPVMAFHLGSLGFLTPFQFDNFQEQVNNVLEGNAALTLRSRLRCIVMKKDLKGKGDDALARKPTNLLVLNEVVVDRGPSPYLSNIDLFLDGKHITSVQGDGVIVSTPTGSTAYAVAAGASMIHPSVPAIMVTPICPHSLSFRPIVVPAGVELKITPSSGSRNSSYVCFDGRHHQELKPGDSLRVTTSIYPVPSICAQDQISDWFDSLAECLHWNVRKKQKHLDELTDLTHSSSNDTLDSLDQSETIEKDN
- the LOC123317166 gene encoding uncharacterized protein LOC123317166; amino-acid sequence: MLVAAPYPSFDGPKIIAGIRKKDVIAPTPNIRPRLSGELLVKCGHEKNWWPRKVTVRGGHLVVSSRRTDDSLPTLRLPLRQLSLQAGPLVNSLALTKGPIIVLTIQTSTEQHFDLWVKAIAIELIRQTPLFAVKYLDILNLTEVSKNKEPDCPYIPQDQTTRSDITRLKKHCPRIVEMHTNDVPTSTVKGQAAGKVVEEKTVETILKKCQNVETYVPVKEKLVLFESLCRLGRKVRSTEDVSYKSDVETKRARSMHDLSNVGPHVAVREICKYFENKTDTKEIKNIEKNVQRNRLMCSEPQFLSVKNYQISTR
- the LOC123316297 gene encoding NAD kinase-like isoform X3 encodes the protein MSLRCVPRRDPAFFENNPRVSDPVGMVARGDVFRAQLEQMRLEKMKLRSDIGDGGDSDLRNNNIVTGGLPNEDSGVQRDVTSRNRQYRTIQDPASQRLTWYKPPLTVLVIKKVRDVAVLSPFVQLVQWLIQEKRMVVFVEAQVMEDSLLDQYTAFSTIKDKLMSFRDGKDDLTDKIDFIICLGGDGTLLYASHLFQESVPPVMAFHLGSLGFLTPFQFDNFQEQVNNVLEGNAALTLRSRLRCIVMKKDLKGKGDDALARKPTNLLVLNEVVVDRGPSPYLSNIDLFLDGKHITSVQGDGVIVSTPTGSTAYAVAAGASMIHPSVPAIMVTPICPHSLSFRPIVVPAGVELKISVSPDSRNTAWVSFDGRNRQELLHGDSLRVTTSIYPVPSICAQDQISDWFDSLAECLHWNVRKKQKHLDELTDLTHSSSNDTLDSLDQSETIEKDN
- the LOC123316297 gene encoding NAD kinase-like isoform X2 translates to MDCLWVGSDVDLTTLHQYRMSERLEYRLSCLHKTRNSKHCQVDFEEVKTNPNDAVTQLSRRRRSGTWPRTRSLNAPSPIQQFGPCGRIMKNSAMVMTIQDPASQRLTWYKPPLTVLVIKKVRDVAVLSPFVQLVQWLIQEKRMVVFVEAQVMEDSLLDQYTAFSTIKDKLMSFRDGKDDLTDKIDFIICLGGDGTLLYASHLFQESVPPVMAFHLGSLGFLTPFQFDNFQEQVNNVLEGNAALTLRSRLRCIVMKKDLKGKGDDALARKPTNLLVLNEVVVDRGPSPYLSNIDLFLDGKHITSVQGDGVIVSTPTGSTAYAVAAGASMIHPSVPAIMVTPICPHSLSFRPIVVPAGVELKISVSPDSRNTAWVSFDGRNRQELLHGDSLRVTTSIYPVPSICAQDQISDWFDSLAECLHWNVRKKQKHLDELTDLTHSSSNDTLDSLDQSETIEKDN
- the LOC123316297 gene encoding NAD kinase-like isoform X4; this encodes MNEMDMQLARAMVAEERQRSASSTPGGSPVSTRKTVISQVLEKTNIFRRTRSLNAPSPIQQFGPCGRIMKNSAMVMTIQDPASQRLTWYKPPLTVLVIKKVRDVAVLSPFVQLVQWLIQEKRMVVFVEAQVMEDSLLDQYTAFSTIKDKLMSFRDGKDDLTDKIDFIICLGGDGTLLYASHLFQESVPPVMAFHLGSLGFLTPFQFDNFQEQVNNVLEGNAALTLRSRLRCIVMKKDLKGKGDDALARKPTNLLVLNEVVVDRGPSPYLSNIDLFLDGKHITSVQGDGVIVSTPTGSTAYAVAAGASMIHPSVPAIMVTPICPHSLSFRPIVVPAGVELKISVSPDSRNTAWVSFDGRNRQELLHGDSLRVTTSIYPVPSICAQDQISDWFDSLAECLHWNVRKKQKHLDELTDLTHSSSNDTLDSLDQSETIEKDN
- the LOC123316297 gene encoding NAD kinase-like isoform X5 → MLANSDMESSNNAHKFGRCQSLIDSEQIIRTRSLNAPSPIQQFGPCGRIMKNSAMVMTIQDPASQRLTWYKPPLTVLVIKKVRDVAVLSPFVQLVQWLIQEKRMVVFVEAQVMEDSLLDQYTAFSTIKDKLMSFRDGKDDLTDKIDFIICLGGDGTLLYASHLFQESVPPVMAFHLGSLGFLTPFQFDNFQEQVNNVLEGNAALTLRSRLRCIVMKKDLKGKGDDALARKPTNLLVLNEVVVDRGPSPYLSNIDLFLDGKHITSVQGDGVIVSTPTGSTAYAVAAGASMIHPSVPAIMVTPICPHSLSFRPIVVPAGVELKISVSPDSRNTAWVSFDGRNRQELLHGDSLRVTTSIYPVPSICAQDQISDWFDSLAECLHWNVRKKQKHLDELTDLTHSSSNDTLDSLDQSETIEKDN